A genome region from Proteus vulgaris includes the following:
- a CDS encoding DUF551 domain-containing protein, whose amino-acid sequence MQGINWVKVSERLPDDRTQVILWDADLEEVNSGHYSHKTGLFYSCGRTIENEITHWCIPPLPPMPEGE is encoded by the coding sequence ATGCAGGGAATTAATTGGGTTAAGGTGAGCGAGAGATTGCCTGATGACCGCACTCAAGTAATTCTTTGGGACGCCGACCTTGAAGAAGTTAACAGTGGTCACTACAGCCACAAAACAGGGTTATTTTATAGCTGTGGTCGCACTATCGAAAATGAAATTACACATTGGTGTATTCCGCCACTCCCACCAATGCCAGAGGGTGAATGA
- a CDS encoding Lar family restriction alleviation protein — protein sequence MDELKKCPECESTKVGVAKKLKYPMWFVICHCCEYRDMAQPSEQEAIAAWNRRANSE from the coding sequence ATGGACGAACTCAAGAAATGCCCTGAATGTGAATCAACAAAAGTTGGTGTCGCCAAAAAACTGAAATACCCAATGTGGTTTGTAATTTGTCATTGTTGTGAATATCGAGACATGGCGCAACCATCAGAGCAGGAAGCCATAGCAGCATGGAACAGGAGAGCTAACAGTGAGTGA
- a CDS encoding phage holin family protein: MTISMFWIYVNFFSCLFAVIRLVNYERNGAKYKFFPSLIAWVLIVMLGSIPLRILTNDYAHADPFEVGINITLCALIILSRGNVMQIFRGVSKNDTR, encoded by the coding sequence ATGACCATCTCAATGTTTTGGATTTACGTCAATTTTTTCTCATGCTTATTCGCTGTTATTCGTCTTGTTAACTATGAGCGTAACGGCGCTAAATACAAATTTTTTCCGTCACTTATAGCATGGGTTCTCATTGTTATGCTTGGTTCTATCCCACTACGCATATTAACGAATGACTACGCCCATGCAGATCCATTTGAGGTTGGAATCAATATCACGCTATGCGCACTAATAATTCTTAGTCGTGGGAATGTGATGCAAATATTTAGAGGGGTTAGTAAAAATGACACTCGGTGA
- a CDS encoding DUF3310 domain-containing protein, producing MTDNVNNPPHYASGDIECIDAIKASMTKEAFLGYLKGNIQKYVWRYEKKINPVEDLKKARWYMERMVSEMEGGSNG from the coding sequence ATGACAGACAACGTAAATAACCCACCACACTATGCATCAGGTGATATTGAGTGCATAGATGCCATAAAAGCCAGTATGACCAAAGAGGCGTTTCTAGGCTATCTAAAAGGTAATATTCAAAAATATGTCTGGCGATACGAAAAGAAAATTAACCCAGTCGAAGATTTGAAAAAGGCTCGTTGGTATATGGAACGGATGGTTAGTGAGATGGAGGGCGGAAGCAATGGCTAA
- a CDS encoding lambda phage CII family protein: MELSNERKFREIESKIMKGILVTGAREVAKRTGIHESQISRWQSQQSKTQLSFIQRCARLLVAIGYETPDDTVILQGDEARALIQMLEHVKAPKRKTSTTANGEASQQIDLTI; the protein is encoded by the coding sequence ATGGAACTATCAAACGAACGCAAATTTCGAGAAATCGAATCAAAAATCATGAAAGGGATACTTGTTACTGGCGCTAGAGAAGTAGCGAAAAGGACGGGTATTCACGAATCACAAATATCTCGCTGGCAATCTCAACAATCTAAAACGCAATTAAGCTTCATACAACGTTGTGCAAGGCTTTTAGTTGCTATTGGGTATGAGACACCAGATGACACAGTGATATTGCAAGGTGATGAGGCTAGGGCATTAATTCAGATGCTTGAACATGTCAAAGCACCAAAAAGAAAAACCTCAACCACTGCGAATGGTGAGGCTTCTCAACAAATAGACTTAACCATTTAA
- a CDS encoding antiterminator Q family protein, translated as MSYIGEKELTDEQFRWLDGWLELWGAWVQSGRSGRMINMIYKFMKTVEPNTAPSRPMCNDDEGMLISQVVDSVIATDTQAYGILLSYYAHGSSKLSIASYYHRVAKPRKMQTRGGNRFKKPSLGTCRNDVDAKLKAAQWLLYEPLRNAMNNRKRVAKVKKITELCY; from the coding sequence ATGAGCTATATCGGAGAAAAGGAATTAACGGATGAGCAATTTCGCTGGCTAGATGGATGGTTAGAGCTTTGGGGTGCATGGGTTCAATCAGGTCGGTCTGGACGCATGATAAACATGATTTATAAGTTTATGAAGACGGTCGAACCGAATACAGCCCCATCAAGACCTATGTGCAATGACGATGAAGGAATGTTGATTTCTCAGGTCGTAGATTCAGTCATCGCCACTGACACACAGGCTTATGGAATATTACTCAGTTATTACGCTCACGGTTCATCTAAGTTGTCGATTGCATCTTACTATCACCGAGTTGCAAAACCACGCAAAATGCAAACGAGAGGGGGAAATAGATTTAAAAAGCCATCACTTGGAACTTGCAGAAATGATGTTGATGCAAAACTCAAAGCTGCACAGTGGTTGTTATACGAACCTCTGCGAAATGCAATGAATAATCGCAAACGTGTGGCTAAAGTGAAGAAAATAACTGAACTTTGCTATTGA
- a CDS encoding phage minor head protein produces the protein MKVQKIRTAIRPGTKADPTSVDKLERGAMREFAKRIRRISKGYIQLLNRIPSEPVVNRKYQFDLDPNYLSILLRDGELMVDEVLLNGGEFGNFLFLEYVSTAYERGTAQQYANLAQQSTVYAATQQSVATILMSEPYQLRMALVRARIFEEMKGLSGQVKADMARILTDGIARGRNPREVARNLTNQAGIETRRANRIARTEITSALRRARLDEADEAKEMLNLETREIHISALSPTTRPNHAARHGKMFTSDEQRDWWARDANSINCKCSTVTVLVDKDGKPYNKTLINKLLEEKEAMKERGYQWAEE, from the coding sequence ATGAAGGTACAGAAAATAAGGACGGCGATAAGACCCGGAACGAAAGCTGATCCAACATCAGTCGATAAGCTAGAGCGTGGCGCAATGAGAGAGTTTGCAAAACGTATTCGAAGAATATCAAAAGGCTATATTCAACTTCTTAACAGAATCCCCTCTGAGCCAGTCGTCAATAGAAAATACCAATTCGATTTAGATCCTAACTACCTTTCAATACTTTTGAGAGATGGTGAGCTAATGGTTGATGAGGTGCTTTTGAATGGTGGCGAGTTTGGCAACTTTCTTTTCCTTGAGTACGTTAGTACAGCATACGAAAGAGGAACAGCGCAGCAGTACGCAAACCTAGCGCAGCAATCAACTGTCTACGCAGCAACTCAACAAAGTGTTGCAACGATACTGATGAGTGAGCCATACCAGTTAAGAATGGCTCTAGTTCGTGCTCGTATATTTGAGGAGATGAAAGGGCTATCAGGTCAGGTTAAAGCTGACATGGCTCGGATTCTTACTGACGGGATCGCGAGAGGGCGAAATCCTCGTGAAGTGGCTAGAAACCTAACCAATCAGGCTGGCATTGAAACTCGTCGAGCTAATCGAATAGCAAGAACAGAGATAACTAGCGCATTACGCAGGGCGCGATTAGATGAAGCGGACGAAGCCAAGGAGATGCTTAACCTTGAAACTCGTGAAATTCATATCTCCGCGCTGAGCCCAACAACAAGGCCTAATCACGCAGCTAGGCATGGGAAAATGTTTACGTCTGATGAGCAACGTGATTGGTGGGCTCGTGACGCTAATTCAATTAACTGCAAGTGCTCAACTGTAACCGTTCTTGTTGATAAAGACGGCAAGCCTTACAACAAGACTCTCATCAATAAACTGTTAGAGGAAAAAGAGGCCATGAAAGAACGTGGTTATCAATGGGCGGAGGAATAA
- a CDS encoding putative holin, which translates to MQEPLTGTATASLAGVSIVGLYSGMDAGVVIGAFAGAVIFVLSAHDIRLLKRWAYFTVAFAIGILGADFMSSLLSGIVGDREVDRSVGAMFSSAGLVGVLVTISKPGALTDSINNVINNLIDKFRGGGR; encoded by the coding sequence ATGCAAGAGCCGTTAACAGGCACAGCAACCGCCTCGTTAGCGGGTGTCTCTATTGTAGGTCTCTATTCAGGTATGGACGCAGGCGTTGTTATCGGTGCGTTCGCAGGGGCGGTGATATTTGTATTGTCCGCTCATGATATCCGGCTGTTAAAGCGATGGGCATATTTCACGGTTGCATTTGCTATCGGGATATTAGGCGCTGATTTCATGTCGTCACTGCTGAGTGGCATTGTCGGAGATAGAGAAGTCGATCGCTCTGTTGGTGCAATGTTCTCATCGGCTGGTTTGGTTGGTGTGTTGGTAACAATATCTAAACCTGGTGCTCTCACCGACAGTATTAACAACGTTATTAACAACCTGATAGATAAATTCAGAGGAGGTGGAAGATGA
- a CDS encoding GIY-YIG nuclease family protein translates to MSVGHLGEMKFNREVSKTESLPTNFRVEGWVYILSNEYMPGIYKVGMTTISPENRAKELSSATGVPDKFKVEASFYSEFPSNDESTVHDYLDKYRINESREFFKCDLEEIIETCEEVCIARVGDKVEVLADSYDIICTESLDKLHLGELFDSLNVSVFGCKVATAERLIRLAVHFCSKRFNTSHALYFKEDTAYLMQSLIGQNLEEWKKHNPELANRSEVPF, encoded by the coding sequence ATGAGCGTTGGTCACTTAGGTGAAATGAAATTCAACCGTGAAGTATCCAAGACCGAATCTCTTCCAACTAACTTCAGGGTTGAGGGCTGGGTTTATATTCTGAGCAATGAGTATATGCCGGGCATATATAAAGTCGGAATGACAACTATCTCGCCAGAAAACAGAGCCAAAGAGCTATCCTCCGCAACTGGCGTTCCAGACAAATTTAAAGTTGAAGCATCTTTTTACTCTGAATTTCCTAGTAATGATGAGTCCACTGTTCATGACTATCTGGACAAATACAGAATAAATGAGTCTCGAGAGTTCTTTAAATGTGATTTAGAAGAAATTATTGAAACTTGTGAGGAAGTCTGCATTGCGAGAGTCGGGGATAAAGTTGAAGTGTTGGCTGACTCATACGACATCATATGCACTGAAAGTCTAGATAAATTACATCTTGGCGAGTTATTTGACTCTCTTAACGTTAGTGTTTTTGGTTGCAAAGTTGCCACAGCAGAAAGATTAATAAGACTTGCTGTTCACTTTTGCTCGAAGAGATTTAACACCTCTCATGCCCTCTACTTCAAAGAGGATACAGCTTATTTAATGCAAAGCTTAATAGGTCAAAACTTAGAGGAATGGAAGAAACATAACCCTGAATTAGCAAACAGATCGGAGGTGCCTTTCTAA
- a CDS encoding YbcN family protein, whose protein sequence is MEADFLFHESTKNTAWQHLKEVLATNQPHRIIIKPWKNKRSLSQNSTFHLWCSEISKYLCKNNANYTPETVKEMLKHTFLGYEVVDMVDVTTQLTERVRTLRKTSKLDTGEMFHFMEQVERWSVGINCFVTIPDNSEYMKLKRKQEE, encoded by the coding sequence TTGGAAGCAGATTTTCTCTTCCACGAATCAACCAAAAATACCGCATGGCAACACCTCAAAGAAGTTCTAGCAACAAACCAACCACACCGAATCATTATCAAGCCTTGGAAAAACAAGCGTTCACTATCTCAGAATTCCACTTTTCATTTGTGGTGCTCAGAGATAAGTAAATACCTATGTAAGAACAACGCCAATTACACACCAGAAACCGTTAAGGAAATGCTTAAGCATACATTCCTAGGTTATGAGGTTGTCGATATGGTTGACGTTACTACACAGCTTACAGAGCGCGTAAGGACACTTCGGAAAACATCAAAACTTGATACGGGTGAAATGTTCCACTTCATGGAGCAGGTTGAGCGCTGGTCGGTAGGTATAAATTGTTTCGTGACGATACCTGATAACAGTGAGTATATGAAATTGAAAAGGAAGCAAGAAGAATGA
- a CDS encoding anti-CBASS protein Acb1 family protein, whose translation MQENMKLAVNHMVSDAIARSRMALVNPTMGLDAKRSSAWCEYGFKQDLTFEDLYKLFRRGGIAFGGVTKLVGNCWKTSPQVIEGDKADKYKKETTWEASFKKYVNKRIWKAFKEADQKRLVGRYAGLILHINDSGKWHEPVTKSKLLKKATPAWANAIKPTDWVTDINSPNYGQPSMWQYTETLPNGGTRNINIHPDRVFILGDYSVDAIGFLEPAYNAFVSLEKVEGGSGESFLKNAARQLNINYEKEASLDEMARMYGVDIAGLQEIYNEVAREINAGNDSVLVTKGANVSPMVTAVSDPTPTYNVNLQTASAAMDIPSKILVGMQTGERASTEDQKYFNARCQSRRESELSFEIEDFIDHLINIKVLDPIGEKTVIWDDLNEQSSTEKLDSSEKMSRINQTALATGEPVFSVEEIREAAGYENDSEEPLGETDEGTENKDGDKTRNES comes from the coding sequence ATGCAAGAAAACATGAAACTAGCCGTCAATCACATGGTGAGTGATGCGATAGCTCGTTCCCGTATGGCTTTGGTTAATCCAACCATGGGGCTTGATGCGAAGCGATCATCTGCTTGGTGTGAGTACGGATTCAAACAAGATTTAACCTTTGAGGATTTATATAAGCTATTTCGCCGTGGTGGTATTGCCTTTGGTGGGGTAACAAAACTCGTAGGTAATTGCTGGAAAACATCACCTCAAGTGATTGAGGGTGACAAAGCAGATAAATACAAGAAAGAAACCACTTGGGAAGCTTCATTTAAAAAGTACGTAAATAAGCGTATTTGGAAGGCGTTCAAAGAGGCAGATCAGAAGCGACTTGTTGGTCGTTATGCAGGCTTGATCCTTCATATCAATGATAGTGGGAAGTGGCATGAGCCCGTCACGAAATCAAAGCTACTTAAAAAAGCAACGCCAGCATGGGCGAATGCAATTAAGCCTACTGATTGGGTGACGGATATTAACTCTCCTAATTACGGTCAACCTAGCATGTGGCAGTACACGGAGACGCTACCGAATGGTGGGACTAGAAATATCAATATCCATCCGGATCGGGTTTTTATTCTCGGTGATTATTCAGTTGACGCCATCGGCTTTCTTGAACCTGCCTATAACGCCTTTGTAAGTCTTGAAAAGGTTGAGGGTGGTTCTGGCGAGTCATTCCTTAAAAACGCAGCAAGACAGCTAAATATTAACTACGAAAAGGAAGCCAGCCTTGATGAAATGGCAAGAATGTATGGCGTTGACATTGCTGGGTTGCAGGAAATTTATAATGAAGTAGCAAGAGAAATCAACGCAGGTAATGATTCAGTTCTTGTTACGAAGGGCGCAAATGTTAGTCCTATGGTTACGGCTGTATCTGATCCGACACCAACTTATAACGTCAATCTTCAAACCGCATCAGCCGCAATGGATATTCCATCCAAAATACTTGTTGGCATGCAGACTGGTGAAAGGGCTAGCACGGAAGACCAGAAGTATTTCAATGCACGATGCCAATCACGCAGAGAAAGCGAACTCTCATTTGAGATAGAGGACTTCATCGATCACCTAATTAACATCAAGGTGCTAGATCCTATCGGTGAGAAAACGGTTATTTGGGATGATTTAAATGAGCAGTCATCTACTGAAAAACTGGATAGCTCCGAGAAAATGAGTCGAATTAATCAAACCGCTCTCGCTACTGGTGAGCCAGTGTTTAGTGTCGAAGAAATTAGGGAAGCGGCTGGCTATGAAAATGATAGTGAAGAGCCATTAGGTGAAACTGATGAAGGTACAGAAAATAAGGACGGCGATAAGACCCGGAACGAAAGCTGA
- a CDS encoding ATP-binding protein, giving the protein MNLSDKIEQIERQLENLSKPPAEIPNTEVTIVELTCSKHGAYQARTRSSKTAISIPSRPTPCPHCLVEELEALKIEQRDYDMRFKKKLTEKLLDELHVPERFKSCTLDNYEAVNKDAQYNLNVCKAYVKKWEDRLKNGGGLVMCGKPGTGKNHLALAIAKSVVEDYQNSALFTTALRIARKFKSTWSKDSTETEFEVIRIYTKPDLLIIDEVGVQFGTEAEKLILFEIINTRYEKMKPTILISNQTREELGAFIGERVIDRMNDGGGCTLAFTWDSYRTRKQVA; this is encoded by the coding sequence ATGAACCTATCAGACAAAATCGAGCAAATCGAAAGGCAACTTGAAAACCTAAGTAAACCGCCAGCAGAAATACCGAACACCGAAGTAACGATTGTTGAATTAACCTGCTCTAAGCATGGCGCATATCAAGCCAGAACTCGCTCAAGTAAAACCGCGATATCAATTCCATCACGACCAACACCTTGCCCACACTGTCTCGTGGAGGAGCTGGAAGCCTTGAAGATCGAACAGCGTGATTATGACATGCGTTTCAAGAAGAAACTTACAGAGAAACTCCTTGATGAACTTCATGTACCAGAGCGCTTTAAATCTTGCACATTGGATAACTACGAGGCTGTGAACAAGGACGCTCAATACAATCTCAATGTCTGCAAAGCCTATGTTAAAAAATGGGAAGATCGCCTAAAAAATGGCGGTGGTTTAGTGATGTGCGGAAAGCCTGGTACTGGTAAAAATCATCTGGCATTAGCTATTGCGAAAAGTGTCGTTGAGGATTATCAAAATTCTGCGCTATTCACGACGGCCTTACGAATTGCAAGAAAGTTTAAATCTACTTGGAGTAAGGACTCTACCGAAACAGAGTTTGAAGTTATTCGGATTTACACAAAACCAGATTTGTTAATCATTGATGAAGTTGGTGTGCAGTTTGGCACTGAGGCGGAAAAGTTGATCCTATTTGAAATCATCAACACTCGTTACGAGAAGATGAAACCAACAATCCTAATCAGCAACCAAACTAGAGAGGAGTTAGGCGCATTCATTGGAGAGCGAGTTATTGACAGGATGAATGACGGCGGTGGTTGCACGCTGGCTTTTACATGGGATAGCTACCGAACCAGAAAACAAGTCGCTTAA
- a CDS encoding PBSX family phage terminase large subunit has protein sequence MTVARIEIPPKLIPVFEGNYRYRCSHGGRGSAKTRTFALMTAIRGYIAAMNGQSGVILCAREYMNSLEESSMEEVKQAIRSVPWLNDFYELGEKYIRTKCRSVNYVFAGLRHNLDSIKSKARILIAWVDEAESVSEIAWTKLTPTVREAGSEIWVTWNPERDGSATDKRFRKNPPDNAIVVEMNYDDNPWFPSVLEEERLSDQERLDSATYAWIWEGAYLENSDKQVLANKYVVKSFPDDLWQKADRLLFGADFGFAKDPNTLLRQFILNDCLYIEYEAYGIGVELDHMPAFYDKIPESRKWPVKADSARPETISYLKRQGFNISAAKKWQGSVEDGITHLRGFKQIIIHPRCKETAKEARLYSYKTDRITGEVLPIIEDKNNHCWDAVRYGLDGYITQKSNAGLLVPKRLLRR, from the coding sequence ATGACGGTAGCAAGGATTGAAATACCACCTAAATTAATTCCAGTTTTTGAAGGTAATTATCGCTATCGATGCTCGCATGGTGGGCGAGGATCTGCAAAGACAAGAACATTTGCATTAATGACGGCAATTCGTGGCTACATAGCTGCGATGAATGGTCAATCTGGAGTAATACTTTGTGCTCGTGAGTACATGAACTCGTTAGAAGAATCATCAATGGAAGAGGTAAAACAGGCGATTAGGTCTGTGCCTTGGTTGAATGACTTCTATGAACTTGGCGAGAAGTATATCCGCACAAAGTGCCGCTCTGTCAATTATGTGTTTGCAGGGTTACGACACAACTTAGATAGCATTAAATCTAAGGCGAGAATATTAATCGCTTGGGTTGATGAAGCTGAATCAGTATCAGAAATAGCATGGACTAAATTAACGCCCACTGTTCGTGAGGCTGGGTCTGAAATATGGGTAACATGGAACCCTGAACGAGACGGTAGCGCGACAGATAAACGCTTTAGAAAGAATCCACCTGATAATGCCATCGTTGTCGAGATGAATTACGATGATAACCCGTGGTTTCCATCAGTACTTGAAGAAGAGCGATTAAGCGATCAGGAAAGATTGGACTCTGCTACTTACGCATGGATCTGGGAAGGCGCTTATCTTGAAAACTCCGATAAGCAGGTATTAGCGAATAAATACGTTGTTAAATCGTTCCCTGATGATTTATGGCAGAAAGCAGACAGATTACTATTCGGTGCTGACTTCGGTTTTGCAAAAGACCCTAACACGCTATTGCGCCAATTCATTCTAAACGACTGCCTGTACATTGAGTACGAGGCATACGGAATAGGTGTTGAGCTTGACCACATGCCAGCGTTTTACGACAAGATACCTGAATCTCGCAAGTGGCCAGTTAAAGCAGACTCAGCACGACCCGAAACAATCAGTTACTTAAAACGCCAAGGTTTCAATATATCCGCAGCTAAAAAATGGCAGGGTAGCGTAGAAGATGGCATTACACATCTGCGCGGATTCAAGCAAATAATCATTCATCCTCGCTGTAAAGAAACAGCAAAAGAAGCCCGTCTTTACTCGTATAAAACAGACCGGATCACAGGTGAGGTTCTTCCCATTATTGAGGATAAGAACAACCACTGCTGGGATGCGGTTAGATATGGGCTTGATGGGTATATCACGCAAAAATCAAATGCAGGCCTATTGGTTCCAAAACGATTACTGAGGCGATAA
- a CDS encoding DNA-packaging protein encodes MGQQSKQVGCPSKLTNELIAKAKEYLYGGYKENEGQVIPSIAGLACYLGIARSTVYEYGKQDSDLGREFSDTLDGIMAFQEMKLINSGLAGDFNATITKLMLANHGYSEKQEVDHTSSDNSMSPTKIVLVAGGNNDGSKD; translated from the coding sequence ATGGGACAACAATCTAAACAGGTTGGTTGCCCTAGCAAGCTGACTAATGAGCTAATCGCTAAGGCAAAGGAATACCTGTACGGCGGTTACAAAGAAAATGAAGGTCAGGTTATACCTAGTATTGCAGGCTTGGCGTGTTATTTGGGAATAGCTCGTTCAACTGTTTATGAGTACGGAAAGCAAGATAGTGATCTAGGTCGTGAGTTTTCGGACACGTTAGACGGGATTATGGCATTTCAGGAAATGAAGCTAATTAATAGCGGATTGGCTGGTGACTTTAACGCAACAATCACAAAACTAATGCTGGCTAATCACGGGTACTCTGAGAAGCAAGAAGTTGATCACACCTCATCTGATAATTCGATGTCGCCAACAAAAATAGTTCTGGTTGCCGGAGGTAACAATGACGGTAGCAAGGATTGA
- a CDS encoding M15 family metallopeptidase, translated as MTLGEKQRKFTRMIADLIIFAYNNGYELTFSEAYRTPEQAQLNAKSGSGIKNSLHTQRLAVDFNLFKDGKYLTASSDHKLLGEYWESIGGTWGGRFNDGNHYSLEHNGVK; from the coding sequence ATGACACTCGGTGAGAAACAACGCAAGTTCACTCGCATGATTGCGGACTTAATTATTTTTGCCTACAACAACGGATATGAGCTGACATTCTCGGAAGCATACCGAACACCAGAGCAGGCGCAGTTAAATGCCAAATCAGGTTCCGGTATTAAAAATAGCTTACACACCCAACGCCTAGCTGTGGATTTCAACCTATTTAAAGACGGTAAATATCTAACGGCATCAAGTGACCATAAATTACTTGGTGAATACTGGGAATCTATTGGTGGTACGTGGGGAGGTCGATTCAATGACGGCAATCACTACTCGTTAGAGCACAATGGCGTTAAATGA
- a CDS encoding helix-turn-helix transcriptional regulator — MNNLSRYRKKLGITQNDLAKELGCTKGNVSHYENGRRKADLDVCRKLVVFFNQKGVKVTIDDLFPPKVA; from the coding sequence ATGAACAATTTAAGTCGATACAGAAAAAAATTGGGAATCACCCAAAACGACTTAGCTAAAGAGCTTGGATGTACAAAAGGAAATGTCAGTCATTACGAAAATGGTAGACGTAAAGCTGACCTAGACGTTTGTAGAAAGCTCGTTGTTTTCTTTAATCAAAAAGGTGTGAAAGTCACTATTGATGATTTATTTCCACCCAAAGTAGCTTGA
- a CDS encoding LexA family transcriptional regulator, with amino-acid sequence MKWYELAKSLMKDKGITYDDLAERFSVSKGAVGHWMTGKREPSLHDIAGILAFVGVNNAVINSDGSISIEKEDISHQPPTYEYPLFTKVQAGAFSTEFNSYTQKDAVSWIPTAKKASERSFWLEVEGQSMTAPPGGKPSFPEGMLILVDPEEEVEFGDFCVARLLNDEFTFKRLIREGGVEYLEPLNPRFDLIPINGNCTIIGKVIKSQWPDDTF; translated from the coding sequence ATGAAATGGTATGAACTAGCCAAATCCTTAATGAAGGATAAAGGCATTACTTATGATGATTTAGCTGAGCGCTTTTCGGTTTCGAAGGGTGCCGTTGGCCATTGGATGACAGGAAAGAGAGAACCATCTCTGCATGATATAGCGGGAATACTGGCATTTGTTGGTGTAAATAACGCAGTTATTAATTCAGATGGTTCGATTAGTATCGAAAAAGAAGATATTAGCCATCAGCCGCCAACATATGAATACCCTCTCTTCACGAAGGTACAAGCTGGTGCTTTCTCAACAGAATTTAACTCATACACTCAGAAAGATGCTGTGTCGTGGATACCAACAGCTAAGAAAGCCAGTGAGCGTTCTTTCTGGTTAGAGGTTGAAGGTCAATCAATGACAGCTCCACCGGGAGGAAAGCCAAGTTTTCCAGAAGGTATGCTAATTCTGGTTGATCCTGAAGAAGAGGTTGAGTTCGGAGATTTCTGTGTCGCCCGTTTGCTAAATGATGAGTTCACATTCAAGCGTTTAATTAGAGAAGGCGGAGTTGAGTATCTAGAGCCATTAAACCCTCGTTTCGACCTGATCCCTATTAATGGGAACTGCACAATCATAGGTAAGGTAATCAAGTCACAATGGCCTGACGACACGTTTTAG
- a CDS encoding HNH endonuclease signature motif containing protein yields the protein MLYLPDHPLAMKNGYVYEHRVVMHQLHSDNPMNCNKCGKTIDWSTVHVDHINEDVKDNSPENLRFLCNGCNVMRTRKHQKEYTKKRRVGITCNGITLTATEWSRMPNVKVSRGTISRRIKNGSSPYDAIYGEKETHISTIPESGYTPKYKNAHVESCISHYRAKLKELKNDS from the coding sequence ATGCTATACCTGCCAGATCATCCATTGGCAATGAAAAACGGATATGTATATGAACACCGCGTCGTTATGCATCAGTTACATAGTGATAACCCAATGAATTGCAATAAGTGTGGGAAAACGATTGATTGGAGTACGGTGCACGTAGACCACATCAATGAAGATGTTAAAGATAATTCGCCAGAAAATCTTAGGTTCTTATGTAACGGATGTAATGTGATGAGAACTAGAAAGCATCAGAAAGAATACACCAAGAAAAGGAGAGTGGGTATTACATGTAATGGAATAACATTGACGGCAACAGAGTGGAGCAGAATGCCCAATGTTAAAGTTTCAAGAGGAACAATTTCCAGAAGAATAAAAAATGGCTCATCACCGTATGACGCTATTTATGGAGAAAAAGAGACGCACATATCAACTATCCCTGAAAGTGGCTACACCCCTAAATATAAAAATGCCCACGTTGAGTCCTGCATATCCCACTACCGAGCCAAGTTAAAGGAGCTGAAGAATGACTCCTGA
- a CDS encoding crAss001_48 related protein: MQPHQQRVVDEKSELDDKITKLTTFINGDICKTLEHRDQELLSNQLGHMRSYSETLSQRIERF; the protein is encoded by the coding sequence ATGCAACCACATCAACAACGAGTAGTAGATGAGAAATCTGAGTTAGACGACAAAATCACAAAGCTGACAACTTTCATTAATGGCGATATCTGCAAGACGCTAGAGCATCGCGACCAAGAGTTATTGAGCAATCAATTAGGTCATATGCGCAGTTACTCTGAAACTTTATCTCAGCGCATTGAGCGATTCTAA